The following are encoded in a window of Amycolatopsis lexingtonensis genomic DNA:
- a CDS encoding MMPL family transporter gives MLPASTSAPLVERVADWSARHRAAAILGWLALVAFAWAAGTFLPGTDARSSPAGDAGTGQAVLDRQATREPFWENVLVPREATAVVTDLVTTLTASGAVADVRSPLDDPDRVSADGRSGLVSFRITGTGTEIRAHLATATAAVGTVAARHPDARLAQAGDLSVSGAVDRSIKEDIGRSEARSLPLTALILLVVFGSLVAAAVPVLLAGTTVVAAFGILSVVDNWIPVNSATSAMTLLIGMAVGVDYSLFFLRRAREERAHGVEESIRIAARTSGHVIVVSGLTVVLCVTGLLFTGLDNLRGLTVSTILVVGLAVLAAVTVLPATLSLLGTGIDRVRVPWLGKRRTRSRFWAAVAGVVTRRPALWSGLAAALLVLLALPAFGIRLQDPAPTESLPRSIPVIDAAVRVQEAFPGITMPAHVVLWAEGGGPVDTPAVGRAIAELTAATPKPAVVVPVDQALVVRIPLGGSGNGEAADRTLTALRETLLPRTVGRVDGVGYAIAGRTAEAHDFTAQVLARAPYVFGFIMLLAFVLLLAVFRSVAVPAVSILLNLLSTGAAYGVLTLVFQDGFLAPLLGFTPYGGVLGWLPVFLFVLLFGLSTDYHVFILSRIRERRRAGSPAREAIVEGTASSSGVVTSAALIMTGVFGIFLSLAAIEYKMLGLGMAFAILLDATVVRGILLPAALALFGERLWRPDTVVSLNDQSRTFHLS, from the coding sequence ATGCTGCCCGCAAGCACCTCGGCTCCGCTGGTGGAACGCGTCGCGGACTGGTCGGCGCGCCACCGCGCCGCCGCGATCCTCGGCTGGCTGGCGCTCGTCGCCTTCGCCTGGGCCGCCGGCACGTTCCTGCCCGGCACCGACGCGCGGTCGAGCCCGGCCGGCGACGCCGGGACCGGCCAGGCCGTCCTCGACCGCCAGGCCACCCGCGAACCGTTCTGGGAGAACGTCCTGGTCCCGCGCGAGGCGACCGCCGTCGTGACCGACCTGGTGACCACGTTGACGGCGTCCGGCGCGGTCGCGGACGTCCGCTCCCCGCTCGACGACCCGGACCGGGTCTCCGCCGACGGCCGGTCCGGCCTCGTCAGCTTCCGGATCACCGGCACCGGCACGGAAATCCGCGCGCACCTCGCGACGGCGACCGCGGCCGTCGGGACGGTCGCCGCCCGCCACCCGGACGCCCGGCTCGCCCAGGCCGGCGACCTCAGCGTGTCCGGCGCGGTCGACCGGAGCATCAAGGAGGACATCGGGCGCTCGGAAGCCCGTTCGCTCCCGCTCACCGCGCTGATCCTGCTGGTCGTGTTCGGCTCGCTGGTCGCGGCCGCGGTGCCGGTGCTGCTCGCCGGGACCACCGTGGTCGCCGCGTTCGGCATCCTGTCCGTTGTGGACAACTGGATCCCGGTCAACAGCGCGACTTCCGCGATGACGCTCCTCATCGGCATGGCCGTCGGTGTCGACTATTCCCTGTTCTTCCTGCGCCGGGCCCGGGAGGAACGCGCGCACGGCGTCGAGGAGTCGATCCGGATCGCCGCGCGGACGTCCGGGCACGTGATCGTCGTGTCCGGGCTGACCGTCGTGCTGTGCGTGACCGGCCTGCTGTTCACCGGCCTCGACAACCTGCGCGGCCTGACGGTGAGCACGATCCTGGTCGTCGGGCTGGCCGTCCTGGCCGCGGTGACGGTGCTGCCCGCGACGCTTTCCCTGCTCGGCACCGGAATCGACCGGGTCAGGGTCCCGTGGCTGGGCAAGCGCCGGACGCGCTCGCGCTTCTGGGCCGCGGTGGCCGGCGTCGTCACCCGGCGGCCCGCGCTCTGGAGCGGGCTCGCGGCCGCGCTGCTGGTGCTGCTCGCGTTGCCCGCGTTCGGGATCCGGCTGCAGGATCCGGCCCCGACCGAAAGCCTGCCGCGCAGCATCCCGGTGATCGACGCCGCGGTGCGCGTCCAGGAAGCGTTTCCCGGCATTACGATGCCCGCGCACGTCGTGCTCTGGGCCGAGGGCGGCGGGCCGGTCGACACGCCCGCGGTGGGCCGCGCGATCGCCGAACTCACGGCGGCGACGCCGAAACCGGCGGTGGTCGTCCCGGTGGACCAGGCGCTCGTCGTCCGGATCCCGCTCGGCGGCAGCGGAAACGGCGAAGCGGCGGACCGCACGCTCACCGCGTTGCGCGAAACCCTGCTGCCGCGGACGGTCGGGCGCGTGGACGGCGTCGGTTACGCGATCGCGGGCCGGACGGCCGAAGCCCACGACTTCACCGCGCAAGTGCTGGCGCGGGCGCCGTACGTCTTCGGGTTCATCATGCTGCTCGCCTTCGTGTTGCTGCTCGCGGTGTTCCGCTCGGTGGCCGTGCCGGCGGTGTCGATCCTGCTCAACCTGCTCTCGACCGGCGCGGCCTACGGCGTGCTCACCCTGGTGTTCCAGGACGGTTTTCTCGCGCCACTACTGGGTTTCACGCCCTACGGCGGGGTGCTCGGCTGGCTGCCGGTGTTCCTGTTCGTGCTGCTGTTCGGGCTGAGCACCGACTACCACGTCTTCATCCTGAGCCGGATCCGCGAGCGGCGGCGGGCGGGCAGCCCGGCGCGGGAGGCGATCGTCGAGGGCACGGCGAGCAGTTCGGGGGTCGTGACGAGCGCGGCGCTGATCATGACGGGGGTGTTCGGCATCTTCCTCAGCCTGGCCGCGATCGAGTACAAGATGCTCGGCCTCGGCATGGCGTTCGCGATCCTGCTCGACGCGACGGTCGTCCGCGGCATCCTGCTGCCCGCGGCGCTGGCCCTCTTCGGCGAGCGCCTGTGGAGGCCCGACACTGTAGTTTCCCTTAACGATCAGTCCAGGACTTTTCACTTGTCCTGA
- a CDS encoding DUF2786 domain-containing protein — protein MTESDPQLERIRKLLAKAEDPAVTEAEAEAYNRKAAELVARYGIDQAMLAESGATTDEIGTLKIPMNDPYSRDKASLLTSVAYPLRCRTLLHRYGQKVDSVTVFGFHSDLGRVELLFTSLLLQASTQLTRVRPDGFFPGESLAAYRRTWLHGFARAVHERLTHAESEAVRTAAPGERSAELVVRDRAQLVQHAFDSEYGDLRSAAPRRLSGSGYLDGHDAGTKANLDPSALTRRQKALR, from the coding sequence ATGACCGAGTCAGACCCGCAGCTCGAGCGCATCCGCAAGCTGCTGGCCAAGGCCGAGGACCCGGCGGTCACCGAGGCGGAGGCCGAGGCGTACAACCGGAAGGCCGCCGAGCTCGTCGCGCGGTACGGGATCGACCAGGCGATGCTCGCCGAGTCCGGCGCGACCACCGACGAGATCGGCACGCTCAAGATCCCGATGAACGACCCGTACAGCCGGGACAAGGCGAGCCTGCTGACGTCGGTCGCGTACCCGCTGCGCTGCCGGACGCTGCTGCACCGCTACGGCCAGAAGGTCGACAGCGTCACGGTGTTCGGCTTCCACTCCGACCTCGGCCGCGTGGAGCTGCTGTTCACCAGCCTGCTGCTGCAGGCGAGCACCCAGCTGACCCGCGTCCGGCCGGACGGCTTCTTCCCCGGCGAATCGCTGGCCGCCTACCGACGCACGTGGCTGCACGGCTTCGCGCGCGCGGTCCACGAGCGGCTCACGCACGCCGAATCGGAAGCCGTCCGCACGGCGGCACCCGGCGAGCGGTCGGCGGAACTGGTCGTCCGCGATCGCGCGCAGCTGGTGCAGCACGCGTTCGACTCGGAGTACGGCGACCTGCGCTCGGCCGCGCCCCGGCGGCTGTCGGGCAGCGGCTACCTCGACGGCCACGACGCCGGCACGAAGGCGAACCTCGACCCCTCGGCGCTGACCCGCCGCCAGAAGGCCTTGCGCTGA
- a CDS encoding Long-chain-fatty-acid--CoA ligase yields the protein MRVVDLAERPDLLDAALALGDVGGQFIYQGAGGRMITGERFLRHWPRYFLIALADDGTPIARALSVPLAYPAPGRTELPDHGWDQAIEWAAQDVMDGREPNALCALEVVIAPHLRGTGLSAPMLKALKARAAETGLRKLIVSVRPIGKEAEPAAPMPEYAARRRPDGLLADRWLRTHERLGARVVKVCPFAVTLAGSLADWREWTGVKLQDGENFIPGGIAPVHASIAHDTATYVEPNVWLEHPM from the coding sequence ATGCGCGTTGTCGATCTTGCCGAGCGCCCCGATCTCCTCGACGCCGCCCTGGCTCTCGGCGACGTCGGCGGCCAGTTCATCTACCAGGGCGCCGGCGGCCGGATGATCACCGGCGAACGGTTCCTGCGCCACTGGCCGCGGTACTTCCTGATCGCGCTGGCCGACGACGGCACGCCGATCGCCCGCGCCCTGTCGGTCCCGCTCGCCTACCCGGCCCCCGGCCGCACCGAGCTGCCCGACCACGGCTGGGACCAGGCGATCGAGTGGGCGGCCCAGGACGTGATGGACGGCCGTGAGCCGAACGCGTTGTGCGCGCTGGAAGTCGTGATCGCGCCGCACCTGCGCGGCACCGGCCTGTCGGCACCGATGCTGAAGGCGCTCAAGGCCCGCGCGGCGGAAACGGGGCTGCGCAAGCTGATCGTGTCGGTGCGCCCGATCGGCAAGGAAGCCGAACCGGCGGCCCCGATGCCGGAGTACGCGGCCCGCCGCCGCCCGGACGGCCTGCTCGCCGACCGCTGGCTGCGCACCCACGAACGCCTGGGCGCCCGCGTGGTGAAGGTCTGCCCGTTCGCCGTGACGCTGGCCGGCTCGCTGGCCGACTGGCGCGAGTGGACGGGCGTGAAGCTCCAGGACGGCGAGAACTTCATCCCCGGCGGCATCGCCCCGGTCCACGCGTCGATCGCCCACGACACGGCGACCTACGTCGAGCCGAACGTGTGGCTGGAACACCCGATGTGA
- a CDS encoding GNAT family N-acetyltransferase — MVTIERFDPLSTAEAGFAAYHAVFAASRETDRPGEPVLPLGELAGRLTRPLPGMGDAAQWVAYRGDELVAFAEVHFLEAENNGIALTDVVVHPAVRRSGIGTALLHAVLPELRARDCRSVEGWQVVAGSAGELWAEALGFRPVRTIVRQALVVAEADQTRWEVPVPVGYRVVRWAGAAPDDLLGSYAGARAAIHDAPLGDSGYRWPEWTPARVRATEAEARSQGLEQRIVAAVHEGTGEVVGFTEVCVHPRRADWGYQRDTAVLAGHRGHGLGRCVKAHMIRWLLAERPGLRRISTTTGAENVHMLRVNRELGLSSLPAVIAVQQDLDALLSPGRRRA; from the coding sequence ATGGTGACGATCGAACGCTTCGACCCGCTGTCGACCGCCGAGGCCGGATTCGCCGCTTACCACGCTGTGTTCGCGGCGAGCCGGGAAACCGACCGGCCCGGCGAACCCGTGTTGCCGCTCGGCGAGCTGGCCGGACGGCTGACGAGGCCGCTGCCCGGGATGGGGGACGCGGCGCAGTGGGTGGCGTACCGCGGCGACGAGCTCGTCGCGTTCGCCGAGGTGCACTTCCTCGAAGCCGAAAACAACGGAATCGCACTGACCGACGTCGTCGTGCACCCGGCCGTGCGGCGTTCGGGGATCGGTACCGCGTTGCTGCACGCGGTGCTGCCGGAATTGCGAGCGCGGGACTGCCGGAGCGTCGAAGGCTGGCAGGTCGTCGCGGGGTCCGCCGGAGAGCTGTGGGCCGAGGCGCTCGGCTTCCGGCCGGTGCGGACGATCGTGCGGCAGGCTTTGGTCGTCGCGGAAGCCGATCAGACGCGCTGGGAAGTGCCCGTCCCGGTCGGCTACCGGGTGGTGCGGTGGGCGGGCGCGGCCCCGGACGACTTGCTCGGTTCCTACGCCGGCGCACGGGCGGCGATCCACGACGCTCCGCTCGGGGACTCGGGCTACCGGTGGCCGGAGTGGACGCCCGCGCGGGTGCGCGCGACCGAAGCCGAAGCTCGGTCGCAGGGCCTCGAACAGCGGATCGTCGCCGCGGTTCACGAAGGGACCGGGGAAGTCGTCGGGTTCACCGAAGTGTGCGTGCACCCGCGCCGGGCGGACTGGGGCTACCAGCGGGACACCGCGGTGCTCGCCGGACACCGCGGGCACGGGCTGGGGCGCTGCGTCAAGGCGCACATGATCCGGTGGCTGCTCGCCGAGCGGCCCGGGCTCCGGCGGATCAGCACGACGACAGGGGCGGAGAACGTGCACATGCTCCGGGTCAACCGCGAACTCGGCCTCAGCTCGCTGCCGGCCGTGATCGCCGTTCAGCAGGACCTCGACGCGCTCCTCAGCCCAGGTAGGCGTCGAGCGTGA
- a CDS encoding ArsR/SmtB family transcription factor, whose translation MWTTGDDLLRQLGALGNPHRLRIVAALLAERTYVSKLARELRISRALLQVHLRKLEAAGLVTASSEVGEDGKTLRFYELTPFSVVLTPEAIAAAVPTLTTPESVRGDGEEGRT comes from the coding sequence ATGTGGACGACGGGCGACGACCTGCTGCGGCAGCTGGGGGCCCTCGGCAACCCGCACCGGCTGCGGATCGTCGCCGCCCTGCTGGCCGAACGCACCTACGTCAGCAAGCTGGCGCGGGAGCTGCGGATCAGCCGCGCGCTGCTGCAGGTGCACCTGCGCAAGCTCGAAGCCGCCGGTCTCGTCACCGCCAGCTCCGAAGTCGGGGAAGACGGCAAAACGCTGCGGTTCTACGAGCTGACGCCGTTTTCCGTCGTCCTGACGCCGGAGGCGATCGCGGCCGCCGTGCCGACGCTGACCACACCGGAGTCCGTCCGCGGGGACGGCGAGGAGGGACGGACATGA
- a CDS encoding SAM-dependent methyltransferase: protein MTRSPEWIPPGVDISVPSMARTYDFMLGGGHHFAVDRAVGEQIERAMPGLRDAARVNRAFLGRAVRFMTAQGIRQFLDIGSGIPTVANVHEVAQAQDPDCRVVYVDRDPVAVAHSELMLAGNDRAAIVHADMRDPEKIFDAPQVRALLDFEKPVGLLMLLMLHWVPDESGPLELVGRYGSALAPGSFLAITHVTGDHQGENLGEATEAIKESRSPDQVNLRTHAQVTELFTGFEIVEPGLVGCGEWRPAGPADISAAAEMNMLVYAGIGRKN from the coding sequence GTGACGCGATCACCGGAATGGATACCACCGGGTGTCGATATCTCCGTGCCGAGCATGGCCCGCACCTACGACTTCATGCTGGGCGGCGGGCACCACTTCGCCGTCGATCGCGCGGTGGGCGAGCAGATCGAACGCGCGATGCCCGGCTTGCGCGACGCGGCGCGCGTGAACCGCGCGTTCCTCGGGCGCGCGGTGCGGTTCATGACGGCTCAGGGGATCCGGCAGTTCCTCGACATCGGCTCGGGAATCCCGACGGTGGCGAACGTGCACGAAGTCGCCCAGGCGCAGGACCCGGACTGCCGCGTGGTGTACGTCGACCGCGACCCGGTGGCGGTCGCGCACAGCGAATTGATGCTCGCGGGCAACGATCGTGCAGCGATCGTACACGCCGACATGCGGGACCCGGAGAAAATTTTCGATGCACCTCAGGTGCGCGCTTTGCTCGATTTCGAAAAACCCGTCGGGTTGCTGATGCTCTTGATGCTGCATTGGGTGCCCGACGAATCCGGGCCGCTCGAACTCGTCGGGCGGTACGGGTCGGCGCTCGCGCCCGGCAGTTTTCTCGCGATCACCCACGTCACCGGCGATCACCAAGGCGAAAACCTCGGCGAGGCGACCGAGGCGATCAAGGAAAGCCGGAGCCCCGATCAAGTGAACCTGCGGACGCACGCCCAGGTGACCGAGCTCTTCACGGGTTTCGAAATCGTCGAACCGGGATTGGTCGGCTGCGGGGAATGGCGGCCGGCCGGGCCGGCGGACATCTCCGCCGCCGCGGAGATGAACATGCTGGTCTACGCCGGAATCGGCCGGAAGAACTGA
- a CDS encoding DMT family transporter — protein MTGWVRIAVLALLWGSGFLWIKLALTGLSPVHLTLIRCALGALTLLVLAFAARQRLPRDRGTWGRLIVAAFFCNALPFALFGIGERTVDSGVAGVMNATTPLWSLLIGVALGTERRLNPARLLGLALGFAGIVVIFAPWEQAGLLSTGALALLAASLSYAIAFAYMARKLPPNGAPLALSAAQLTTATALTALALPVAGTAPQVNLTALAAVTVLGVFGTGITFYLNYRVIADEGPTAAATVGYLLPVVSVSLGTLFLGEPLTPRVVGGMAIVLFAVALTRWRPQVPANCPANSAAGSATPK, from the coding sequence GTGACTGGTTGGGTGCGCATCGCGGTACTGGCTCTCCTGTGGGGCTCGGGGTTCCTGTGGATCAAGCTGGCGTTGACCGGCCTGAGCCCGGTCCACCTCACGCTGATCCGCTGCGCGCTCGGCGCGCTGACGCTGCTGGTGCTGGCCTTCGCGGCCCGCCAGCGGCTTCCGCGCGACCGCGGCACGTGGGGACGGCTGATCGTCGCCGCGTTCTTCTGCAACGCGCTGCCGTTCGCGCTGTTCGGCATCGGCGAGCGCACGGTGGACTCCGGCGTCGCGGGGGTCATGAACGCCACGACCCCGTTGTGGTCGCTCCTGATCGGGGTCGCACTCGGCACCGAACGGCGTCTCAACCCGGCGCGCCTGCTCGGGCTGGCCCTCGGCTTCGCCGGCATCGTGGTGATCTTCGCGCCGTGGGAGCAGGCGGGCCTGCTGAGCACCGGCGCCCTCGCGCTGCTCGCGGCCAGCCTCAGCTACGCGATCGCGTTCGCTTACATGGCACGGAAACTGCCACCGAACGGCGCCCCGCTCGCGCTGTCGGCCGCCCAGCTGACGACCGCGACCGCGTTGACGGCGCTCGCCCTGCCGGTGGCCGGGACCGCGCCGCAGGTGAACCTCACGGCGCTCGCCGCGGTGACCGTCCTCGGCGTCTTCGGCACCGGGATCACGTTCTACCTCAACTACCGCGTGATCGCGGACGAAGGCCCGACGGCGGCCGCCACAGTCGGCTACCTCCTCCCGGTGGTGTCGGTCAGCCTCGGCACGCTCTTCCTCGGCGAACCGCTGACACCGCGGGTCGTCGGCGGCATGGCGATCGTCCTGTTCGCCGTCGCCCTCACCCGGTGGCGTCCTCAGGTGCCGGCGAACTGCCCGGCGAACTCGGCGGCCGGTTCGGCGACCCCGAAGTAG
- a CDS encoding putative bifunctional diguanylate cyclase/phosphodiesterase, whose translation MPDPHANRPAVPDPERARNLLARKWAYLLSGTTVVSLSREELDAELRGMLVTLCGSLRATSADTTPAERIGGRLVGLGYVGEPGLRCTLDVLAKGLPALPELQAVERLAERVALTLGALSCGFLLAHERSVLDQQEIMHLSLLKAVRDAQWHLKESEARFEEVVTSSASGIALVALDGRIVRANTALAEMLGHQSGELTGTVLYEVVHPETVGVLREAMAALLDGGKERVRQSQRLLRQDGDVARISLTASLLRDAEDRPGHFVVVVEDGTELMLLQGELSRQALHDVLTGLPNRQYFGTHLETALRRADPVYGVTLFHVDLDAFGMVCNSLGRRIGEQLLIHFAQRLKAVMAGEKAMIARFHSDEFGILVENTATTPDIGTIVRAINDELAEPFFVDGHGLALSASAGVVHRPSKGIDPVELLRAADQTLRRAKERRRGQWKMFDREADAEDRRTQALAVGMAGAWEHGEISVRYRPMTRLADGEVAGVEARLHWDRPDEPAPAHEQCAELAESTGLVLPLGDWLLRAAGRQGEWWRQRAGFGLPVVAGLTGHQVSDDALGTRVTRLLADTGLPPEQLMLGVPVGALPVSGVIENVTVLADLGVHVMLDDFGLGPDDLRAVQDLPVDIVRVDRRLAEWQAWSDSTFLGALVPLVRQVGATLVVDGIHTEDQASWWRTAGAELATGDYFGVAEPAAEFAGQFAGT comes from the coding sequence ATGCCCGACCCCCATGCGAACCGCCCCGCGGTTCCCGACCCGGAACGCGCGCGGAACCTGCTCGCCCGCAAGTGGGCCTACCTCCTCAGCGGCACGACCGTGGTTTCACTGAGCCGGGAGGAGCTCGACGCCGAGTTGCGCGGCATGCTCGTCACGTTGTGCGGTTCGCTACGGGCCACCTCCGCGGACACCACGCCCGCCGAGCGGATCGGCGGGCGGCTGGTCGGGCTCGGCTACGTCGGCGAGCCCGGGCTGCGGTGCACGCTCGACGTCCTCGCGAAGGGCCTGCCCGCGCTGCCCGAACTCCAGGCGGTCGAGCGCTTGGCCGAGCGCGTCGCGCTGACGCTGGGCGCGCTCTCGTGCGGGTTCCTGCTCGCGCACGAGCGCAGCGTCCTCGACCAGCAGGAGATCATGCACCTCTCGCTGCTCAAGGCGGTGCGGGACGCCCAGTGGCACCTCAAGGAAAGCGAGGCGCGCTTCGAAGAGGTGGTGACGTCGTCCGCGAGCGGCATCGCGCTGGTCGCCCTCGACGGCCGGATCGTGCGGGCCAACACGGCGCTGGCCGAGATGCTCGGGCACCAGTCCGGCGAGCTGACCGGGACGGTGCTGTACGAAGTCGTCCACCCCGAGACGGTCGGCGTCCTGCGCGAGGCGATGGCGGCGCTGCTCGACGGCGGCAAGGAGCGGGTCCGGCAGTCGCAACGGCTGCTGCGCCAGGACGGCGACGTCGCGCGCATCTCGCTCACCGCGTCCCTGCTGCGCGACGCCGAGGACCGGCCGGGGCACTTCGTCGTCGTGGTCGAGGACGGCACCGAACTGATGCTGCTGCAAGGGGAACTGAGCCGCCAGGCCCTCCACGACGTCCTCACCGGGCTGCCGAACCGGCAGTACTTCGGCACCCACCTGGAGACGGCGCTGCGGCGCGCGGACCCGGTGTACGGCGTGACGTTGTTCCACGTCGACCTCGACGCCTTCGGGATGGTCTGCAACAGCCTCGGCCGCCGGATCGGCGAGCAGCTGCTGATCCACTTCGCGCAGCGGTTGAAGGCGGTCATGGCCGGAGAAAAGGCGATGATCGCGCGGTTCCACAGCGATGAGTTCGGCATCCTGGTCGAGAACACGGCGACGACGCCGGACATCGGCACCATCGTGCGCGCCATCAACGACGAGCTCGCCGAGCCGTTCTTCGTCGACGGGCACGGGCTCGCGCTGTCGGCCAGCGCGGGTGTGGTGCACCGGCCGTCGAAGGGCATCGACCCGGTGGAGCTGTTACGCGCGGCGGACCAGACGCTGCGGCGGGCCAAGGAACGACGGCGCGGCCAGTGGAAGATGTTCGACCGGGAGGCCGACGCCGAAGACCGGCGGACGCAGGCGCTGGCCGTCGGCATGGCCGGGGCGTGGGAGCACGGCGAGATCAGCGTCCGGTACCGGCCGATGACACGGCTGGCCGACGGCGAGGTGGCCGGCGTCGAAGCCCGCCTGCACTGGGACCGCCCGGACGAACCGGCGCCGGCTCACGAACAGTGCGCGGAGCTCGCCGAGTCGACCGGGCTGGTGCTGCCGCTCGGTGACTGGCTGCTGCGCGCGGCGGGCCGGCAAGGCGAGTGGTGGCGGCAGCGGGCGGGGTTCGGCCTCCCGGTGGTCGCCGGCCTGACCGGGCACCAGGTGTCGGACGACGCGCTGGGCACGCGCGTGACGCGGCTGCTGGCCGACACCGGCCTGCCGCCGGAGCAGCTGATGCTCGGCGTGCCGGTCGGCGCGCTGCCGGTGTCCGGGGTCATCGAGAACGTCACCGTGCTGGCCGACCTCGGCGTCCACGTGATGCTCGACGACTTCGGGCTGGGCCCCGACGACCTGCGGGCCGTCCAGGACCTGCCGGTCGACATCGTGCGCGTCGACCGGCGCCTCGCCGAGTGGCAGGCGTGGTCGGACTCGACGTTCCTCGGCGCGCTGGTGCCGCTGGTCCGGCAGGTCGGCGCGACGCTCGTCGTCGACGGCATCCACACCGAGGACCAGGCGAGCTGGTGGCGCACGGCGGGTGCCGAGCTGGCCACGGGCGACTACTTCGGGGTCGCCGAACCGGCCGCCGAGTTCGCCGGGCAGTTCGCCGGCACCTGA